The following coding sequences are from one Vulpes vulpes isolate BD-2025 chromosome 12, VulVul3, whole genome shotgun sequence window:
- the MSANTD2 gene encoding myb/SANT-like DNA-binding domain-containing protein 2 isoform X3: protein MEEYPQEDWGNHSQDLHGYPTDQELDEIPVTKRTLKIKQESSEEAQKRDIMQNIVQILESVQLKWELFQSWTDFSRLHLSNKLAIFGIGYNTRWKEDIRYHYAEISSQVPLGKRLREYFNSEKPEGRIIMTRVQKMNWKNVYYKFLEITISEARCLELHMEIDWIPIAHSKPTGGNVVQYLLPGGIPKSPGLYAIGYEECIERPPSPHLERRPLDPGKEGRVDLETLSAQASLQVEIEPTRIIYCYLGIAEVRTLQQCLFLHFQANAKTFSKDWVGINGFLSQNCIVDPGISPKSIYIKFVEVERDFLSAGSLVECLEKAIGYPLKFNN from the exons ATGGAGGAGTATCCACAGGAGGACTGGGGAAACCACAGTCAGGATCTCCATGGTTATCCAACAGATCAGGAATTGG ATGAAATACCTGTCACaaagagaacattaaaaataaaacaagagtctTCTGAAGAAGCACA GAAGAGAGACATCATGCAAAACATTGTACAGATTTTGGAATCAGTACAATTGAAATGGGAACTATTTCAGAGCTGGACAGACTTTTCAAGGCTTCATCTTTCTAATAAACTGGCCATTTTTGGAATTGGTTATAACACCCGTTGGAAAGAGGACATCCGTTATCATTATGCTGAGATCagctcccaggtgccccttggcaaGCGACTCCGGGAGTACTTCAACTCCGAGAAGCCCGAGGGACGAATCATTATGACCCGCGTGCAGAAAATGAACTGGAAAAATGTTTACTACAAATTCTTAGAGATCACCATTAGTGAGGCTAGATGCCTGGAGCTGCACATGGAAATTGACTGGATACCCATTGCCCATTCCAAACCAACTGGTGGGAACGTGGTTCAATATTTATTACCAGGAGGCATTCCCAAAAGTCCAGGCCTTTATGCCATTGGCTACGAAGAATGTATTGAGAGGCCCCCTTCACCGCACTTGGAGCGACGTCCTCTGGACCCAGGAAAGGAGGGCCGGGTTGACTTGGAGACCCTCTCAGCGCAAGCCTCATTACAGGTGGAAATCGAACCCACCCGAATAATCTATTGCTACCTCGGGATTGCTGAGGTCAGGACTCTCCAGCAAtgcttatttttacatttccagGCAAATGCCAAAACCTTCAGCAAAGATTGGGTTGGTATTAATGGGTTTTTATCTCAGAACTGTATCGTGGATCCCGGAATTTCCCCCAAATCCATCTATATCAAATTTGTAGAAGTAGAGAGGGATTTTCTTTCCGCTGGCTCTTTAGTCGAGTGCCTGGAAAAAGCCATTGGGTACCCCTTAAAATTTAACAACTGA
- the ESAM gene encoding endothelial cell-selective adhesion molecule isoform X2 has protein sequence MAHCGIWRKEDAVRANRYKLVSLPLGLSCHLFSRIPNWVKASSSRAQLELHVPAGLAKLKAVEGAEVVLPVWYTLRGQSPAQPGPWELLTVMWFLEQGQDLNQVLAYISGATSSKSGVSLVYSMPSQNVSLRLQGLREKDSGSYRCSVNVQDHEGKNRSHGSKTLELSVLVPPAPPSCRLLGVPRVGTNVTLSCQSPRSKPAAQYQWERAPPSAQVFFAPVLDAIRGSLSLTNLSSPMSGVYICKAHNEVGSAQCNVTLEVSTGPGPAVVAGAVVGTLVGLGMLAGLVLLYHRRSKALEEPANDIKEDATAPRTLPWPKGSDTISKNGTLSSVTSARALRHPQGPPRPGALTPTLSLSSQVLPSPRLPRTDGAQPQPISPSPGGVSSSTLSRMGAVPVMVPAQSQAGSLV, from the exons ATGGCCCACTGCGGCATCTGGAGAAAAGAGGACGCAGTAAGAGCAAACCGTTATAAACTTGTTTCACTTCCTCTGGGGCTTTCTTGCCATCTCTTTTCAAGGATCCCGAACTGGGTGAAGG CGTCCTCCTCGCGGGCCCAGCTGGAGCTTCACGTGCCCGCGGGCCTCGCCAAGCTGAAGGCGGTGGAAGGCGCGGAAGTCGTGCTCCCCGTGTGGTACACCCTGCGAGGCCAATCGCCCGCCCAGCCTGGGCCGTGGGAGTTGCTCACCGTGATGTGGTTCTTGGAGCAAGGGCAGGATCTGAACCAG GTGTTGGCGTACATCAGTGGGGCCACGTCAAGCAAATCTGGGGTATCCCTGGTCTACTCCATGCCCTCCCAGAATGTGTCCCTGCGGCTGCAGGGCCTCCGGGAGAAAGACTCTGGGTCCTACCGCTGCTCTGTGAATGTGCAAGACCATGAAGGCAAAAATAGGAGCCATGGCAGCAAAACTTTAGAACTCAGTGTGCTGG ttcctccagctcctccctcctgccGCCTCCTGGGCGTGCCCCGCGTGGGGACCAATGTGACCCTGAGCTGCCAGTCCCCAAGGAGTAAGCCAGCTGCCCAGTACCAGTGGGAGCGGGCACCCCCATCTGCCCAGGTGTTCTTTGCACCAGTTTTAG ATGCCATCCGTGGATCTTTAAGCCTCACAAACCTTTCCAGTCCCATGTCTGGAGTCTATATCTGCAAGGCCCACAACGAGGTGGGCAGTGCCCAGTGCAACGTGACCTTGGAAGTGAGCACAG GGCCAGGGCCTGCGGTGGTTGCTGGAGCTGTCGTGGGCACTCTGGTGGGGCTGGGGATGCTGGCCGGGCTGGTCCTCTTGTACCACCGTAGGAGCAAGGCCCTAGAGGAGCCAGCCAATGATATCAA GGAGGATGCCACTGCTCCCCGGACACTGCCTTGGCCCAAGGGCTCAGACACTATCTCCAAGAATGGGACCCTTTCCTCGGTCACCTCAGCTCGAGCCCTCCGGCACCCACAAGGGCCTCCCAGGCCCGGTGCCCTGACCCCTACGCTCAGCCTCTCCAGCCAGGTCCTGCcttcacccaggctgcccaggacagATGGGGCCCAGCCTCAGCCAATATCCCCCAGCCCAGGTGGGGTCTCTTCCTCCACGCTGAGCCGCATGGGCGCTGTCCCCGTAATGGTGCCCGCCCAGAGTCAGGCTGGGTCTCTGGTGTGA
- the ESAM gene encoding endothelial cell-selective adhesion molecule isoform X1, with protein sequence MVSLPARPATSLLRLLFLGLSTLASSSRAQLELHVPAGLAKLKAVEGAEVVLPVWYTLRGQSPAQPGPWELLTVMWFLEQGQDLNQVLAYISGATSSKSGVSLVYSMPSQNVSLRLQGLREKDSGSYRCSVNVQDHEGKNRSHGSKTLELSVLVPPAPPSCRLLGVPRVGTNVTLSCQSPRSKPAAQYQWERAPPSAQVFFAPVLDAIRGSLSLTNLSSPMSGVYICKAHNEVGSAQCNVTLEVSTGPGPAVVAGAVVGTLVGLGMLAGLVLLYHRRSKALEEPANDIKEDATAPRTLPWPKGSDTISKNGTLSSVTSARALRHPQGPPRPGALTPTLSLSSQVLPSPRLPRTDGAQPQPISPSPGGVSSSTLSRMGAVPVMVPAQSQAGSLV encoded by the exons ATGGTTTCCCTGCCCGCGCGCCCCGCGACCAGCTTGCTGCGGCTTCTGTTCCTGGGGCTGAGTACCCTCG CGTCCTCCTCGCGGGCCCAGCTGGAGCTTCACGTGCCCGCGGGCCTCGCCAAGCTGAAGGCGGTGGAAGGCGCGGAAGTCGTGCTCCCCGTGTGGTACACCCTGCGAGGCCAATCGCCCGCCCAGCCTGGGCCGTGGGAGTTGCTCACCGTGATGTGGTTCTTGGAGCAAGGGCAGGATCTGAACCAG GTGTTGGCGTACATCAGTGGGGCCACGTCAAGCAAATCTGGGGTATCCCTGGTCTACTCCATGCCCTCCCAGAATGTGTCCCTGCGGCTGCAGGGCCTCCGGGAGAAAGACTCTGGGTCCTACCGCTGCTCTGTGAATGTGCAAGACCATGAAGGCAAAAATAGGAGCCATGGCAGCAAAACTTTAGAACTCAGTGTGCTGG ttcctccagctcctccctcctgccGCCTCCTGGGCGTGCCCCGCGTGGGGACCAATGTGACCCTGAGCTGCCAGTCCCCAAGGAGTAAGCCAGCTGCCCAGTACCAGTGGGAGCGGGCACCCCCATCTGCCCAGGTGTTCTTTGCACCAGTTTTAG ATGCCATCCGTGGATCTTTAAGCCTCACAAACCTTTCCAGTCCCATGTCTGGAGTCTATATCTGCAAGGCCCACAACGAGGTGGGCAGTGCCCAGTGCAACGTGACCTTGGAAGTGAGCACAG GGCCAGGGCCTGCGGTGGTTGCTGGAGCTGTCGTGGGCACTCTGGTGGGGCTGGGGATGCTGGCCGGGCTGGTCCTCTTGTACCACCGTAGGAGCAAGGCCCTAGAGGAGCCAGCCAATGATATCAA GGAGGATGCCACTGCTCCCCGGACACTGCCTTGGCCCAAGGGCTCAGACACTATCTCCAAGAATGGGACCCTTTCCTCGGTCACCTCAGCTCGAGCCCTCCGGCACCCACAAGGGCCTCCCAGGCCCGGTGCCCTGACCCCTACGCTCAGCCTCTCCAGCCAGGTCCTGCcttcacccaggctgcccaggacagATGGGGCCCAGCCTCAGCCAATATCCCCCAGCCCAGGTGGGGTCTCTTCCTCCACGCTGAGCCGCATGGGCGCTGTCCCCGTAATGGTGCCCGCCCAGAGTCAGGCTGGGTCTCTGGTGTGA